In Sporichthya polymorpha DSM 43042, a genomic segment contains:
- a CDS encoding branched-chain amino acid ABC transporter permease, giving the protein MERFFGYLVTGLANGAIFALVALGVVVIYRVSRVINLAQGAIGVFSAFVFHYTLMGDFGLPVAVATAGAILVGAVLGAGVEKFVVRPVQSRGALATLTATTGVLLLLTELTVQLWGPNNPVIASVFPDTLVRIGNTGVTVHQIATAGLVIALAGALYWMLAKTWVGVGITAIAQDPGAARIVGLPVRSIVTLTWAIGGASAALAGLMYIHLNSLDQISLTFVLISSLVAAALGGFNSLPLAGAGGVAVGLIFSFGQGYQPVAGIGQLLVFIALLGVLLVRSNKPTLDVVSEF; this is encoded by the coding sequence ATGGAGCGGTTCTTCGGATACCTCGTCACGGGACTGGCCAACGGAGCGATCTTCGCCCTGGTCGCTCTCGGCGTGGTGGTGATCTACCGGGTCAGCCGGGTGATCAACCTCGCCCAAGGTGCGATCGGCGTCTTCTCGGCGTTCGTCTTCCACTACACGCTGATGGGCGACTTCGGCCTTCCGGTCGCGGTCGCCACGGCGGGGGCGATCCTCGTCGGTGCGGTGCTCGGTGCGGGGGTCGAGAAGTTCGTCGTCCGGCCCGTGCAGTCGCGCGGCGCGCTCGCGACCCTGACCGCCACTACCGGCGTCCTGCTGCTGCTCACCGAACTGACCGTGCAGCTGTGGGGCCCGAACAACCCGGTCATCGCCTCGGTCTTCCCGGACACGCTCGTCCGCATCGGCAACACCGGTGTGACGGTCCACCAGATTGCGACGGCCGGCCTGGTCATCGCGCTGGCGGGGGCGCTCTACTGGATGCTCGCCAAGACCTGGGTCGGTGTCGGCATCACCGCCATCGCGCAGGACCCGGGTGCGGCCCGCATCGTCGGGCTACCGGTCCGCTCCATCGTCACGCTGACCTGGGCCATCGGCGGCGCGAGCGCCGCGTTGGCCGGCCTGATGTACATCCACCTCAACAGCCTCGACCAGATCAGCCTGACCTTCGTGCTGATCTCCTCCCTGGTCGCGGCGGCTCTCGGCGGGTTCAACAGCCTGCCGCTGGCCGGCGCGGGCGGGGTCGCGGTCGGGCTGATCTTCAGCTTCGGCCAGGGGTACCAGCCGGTCGCGGGCATCGGCCAACTGCTGGTCTTCATCGCGCTGCTGGGAGTCCTGCTGGTGCGGTCGAACAAGCCGACCCTCGACGTCGTTTCGGAGTTCTGA
- a CDS encoding branched-chain amino acid ABC transporter permease yields the protein MAGGVQAGVKSVQNAADRGVRLTGGPLMNGKALEVGTVTAIAIGLLVWPLLTPQVAHFYGSLSAIYALIGLSLVILVGWTGQISLGHAAFVGVGCYFGAKLLNNDVPLVLTVPLIGLIGAAVSLILGIPSLRLRGVYFTIATLAFGAACQQYFFTRPEVRGIAADQVPRANLVGIQTTSDRGLYYAVLVILAIALVLAYNTRRTDVGRVLFAIRDSEQAAQAMAIKIAPYKIGLFAASAALASIAGLFYGMLFQATPAPEQFSVLQSLFYLAMPVLGGAEALLGALVGGTFLAVGQPLVNMFDVRLFLVTSIALLLTLLSGFDGVTGALKAARKAVADAVRGEPVRYGSFVPHDEVDHTPPRVHATVSDSPPPVGSVLRVRLVPGVRS from the coding sequence ATGGCTGGGGGCGTGCAGGCGGGCGTGAAGAGCGTCCAGAACGCGGCGGATCGCGGCGTTCGGCTCACCGGCGGTCCGTTGATGAACGGCAAGGCCCTCGAAGTGGGCACCGTCACGGCGATCGCGATCGGCCTGCTGGTCTGGCCACTGCTGACCCCGCAGGTCGCGCACTTCTACGGCAGCCTGTCGGCGATCTACGCGCTGATCGGTCTCTCGCTGGTGATCCTCGTCGGGTGGACGGGCCAGATCAGTCTCGGGCACGCGGCCTTCGTCGGGGTCGGGTGCTACTTCGGCGCCAAGTTGCTGAACAACGACGTGCCCCTGGTTCTGACGGTTCCTCTGATCGGGCTCATCGGTGCCGCCGTCAGCCTGATCCTCGGCATTCCCTCCCTGCGGCTCCGCGGCGTGTACTTCACGATCGCCACGCTGGCGTTCGGCGCCGCGTGCCAGCAGTACTTCTTCACCCGCCCCGAGGTTCGTGGGATCGCCGCCGACCAGGTCCCGCGTGCGAACCTGGTGGGCATCCAGACGACCTCCGACCGCGGCCTGTACTACGCGGTCCTGGTGATCCTGGCGATCGCCCTGGTGCTGGCCTACAACACCCGACGCACCGACGTCGGCCGCGTGCTGTTCGCCATCCGTGACTCCGAGCAGGCCGCCCAGGCCATGGCGATCAAGATCGCGCCGTACAAGATCGGCCTGTTCGCGGCGTCCGCGGCGCTGGCCTCCATCGCGGGTCTGTTCTACGGGATGTTGTTCCAGGCGACGCCGGCTCCCGAGCAGTTCAGCGTGCTGCAGTCGCTGTTCTACCTGGCCATGCCGGTGCTCGGCGGTGCCGAGGCGCTGCTCGGGGCCCTCGTCGGCGGGACCTTCCTCGCCGTCGGTCAGCCGCTGGTCAACATGTTCGACGTCCGCCTGTTCCTGGTGACGTCGATCGCGCTGCTCCTGACCCTGCTCTCCGGCTTCGACGGCGTCACCGGCGCCCTGAAGGCGGCTCGCAAGGCCGTGGCGGACGCGGTGCGCGGCGAACCGGTGCGCTACGGCTCGTTCGTCCCGCACGACGAGGTGGATCACACGCCGCCGCGGGTGCACGCCACGGTCTCCGACAGCCCCCCGCCGGTGGGCAGCGTTCTTCGGGTTCGGCTCGTGCCGGGGGTGCGTTCATGA